The following are encoded in a window of Labrus bergylta chromosome 16, fLabBer1.1, whole genome shotgun sequence genomic DNA:
- the LOC110002693 gene encoding prostaglandin E2 receptor EP1 subtype: MLAMQHYNSSGILSPPPPSNLTTMQQEPKVEAVQRNDTRLPSNPTAAGLTMTLGILFNVVALVILAKAYNRFRRRSKATFLLFASSLVATDLAGHVIPGALVLSRYSTGIGSRADPESSFRVDTTDPDASCLFLGGCMVFFGLCPLFLGCGMAAERCLGVTKPLLHAQLVTTARTKMALTLIWLLALCVALLPCFSLGAYTYQHPGTWCFIKVMEGTGLKDLAFVVLFSGLALSSLASAFVCNTISGITLVRARLKRSCSQRRSAHSHDTEMVVQLVGIMVTSCICWSPLLIFGLMSAIRSYSDPLGIDKDTYRSLMVTGVRMATCNQILDPWVYILLRRAILRKIYRITKRQASLKGSLFRTTRWDASSFQNSEKKGVNKI, from the exons ATGCTGGCCATGCAGCACTACAACTCCTCGGGcatcctctcccctccccccccctctaaCCTCACCACCATGCAGCAGGAGCCCAAGGTGGAGGCCGTGCAGCGCAATGACACCCGCCTGCCGAGCAACCCCACGGCCGCCGGCCTCACCATGACCCTGGGCATCCTGTTTAACGTGGTGGCCCTCGTCATCCTCGCCAAGGCTTACAACCGCTTCCGCCGGAGGTCCAAGGCCACCTTCCTGCTCTTTGCCAGCTCTCTGGTGGCCACAGACCTGGCGGGACACGTGATCCCCGGAGCCCTCGTACTTAGTAGATACTCAACGGGGATAGGGTCCAGAGCtgatcctgaatccagctttCGAGTTGACACTACAGACCCGGATGCTTCTTGTCTGTTTCTGGGAGGCTGCATGGTCTTCTTTGGCCTGTGCCCTCTCTTCCTCGGGTGTGGCATGGCCGCAGAGCGCTGCCTGGGCGTCACAAAGCCTCTGCTGCACGCCCAGCTGGTGACCACAGCGCGGACAAAGATGGCCCTGACTCTGATCTGGCTGCTGGCTCTGTGTGTGGCCCTCCTGCCCTGCTTCAGCCTGGGCGCCTACACCTACCAGCACCCAGGGACGTGGTGCTTCATCAAGGTGATGGAGGGCACCGGGCTGAAGGACCTGGCCTTTGTGGTGCTGTTCTCCGGACTCGCTCTGAGCTCCCTGGCCTCGGCCTTTGTGTGTAACACCATCAGTGGGATCACGTTGGTCCGAGCGCGGTTAAAGAGGTCTTGCTCCCAGCGCCGCTCTGCCCACTCCCACGACACTGAGATGGTGGTGCAGCTGGTCGGCATTATGGTCACTTCTTGCATCTGCTGGAGCCCTCTGCTG ATATTTGGACTGATGTCCGCCATACGCTCCTACAGCGACCCGCTAGGCATTGACAAAGACACTTACAGGAGCCTGATGGTGACGGGGGTCAGGATGGCGACCTGTAACCAGATCCTGGACCCCTGGGTGTACATCTTGCTGCGGCGCGCCATCCTCAGGAAGATCTACCGCATCACCAAGAGGCAGGCCAGCCTGAAGGGGAGCTTGTTCCGCACCACGCGCTGGGACGCCAGCTCCTTTCAGAACTCAGAGAAAAAGGGCGTCAATAAGATTTAA